The proteins below come from a single Rhizobium etli CFN 42 genomic window:
- a CDS encoding 4-hydroxyproline epimerase, with product MRNSFFCIDAHTCGNPVRLVAGGGPLLPHLPMGERREIFVRDHDWVRKALMFEPRGHDIMSGSIIYPPYREDCDFAVLFIEVSGCLPMCGAGTIGTVTAAIEEGLVKPREAGRVAIETPAGRVDVTYEEKGGYVDSVRLHNVASYLHEADVEVDVPEMGRLRVDISYGGNYYAVVEPQENWSGLDGMSASDIVACSQRLRHALADICNPVHPDDARISGVHHAIWCDRPVNDVSDGRCAVFYGEKAIDRSPGGTGTSARMAQLHGKGRLTVGSSYRHESLIGTIFQGRVEAEANIGSYRGILPSIGGWARVIGHNAIFVDDRDPLAHGFQIR from the coding sequence ATGAGAAACAGCTTCTTCTGCATCGATGCCCATACCTGCGGCAACCCGGTCCGTCTCGTCGCCGGAGGCGGCCCGCTGCTTCCACATCTGCCGATGGGCGAGCGCCGGGAAATCTTTGTCCGCGACCATGACTGGGTCCGCAAGGCGCTGATGTTCGAGCCGAGGGGGCATGACATTATGTCGGGCTCGATCATCTATCCGCCCTATCGGGAAGATTGTGATTTCGCCGTTCTTTTCATCGAGGTGAGTGGCTGCCTGCCGATGTGCGGCGCAGGCACGATCGGCACCGTCACCGCCGCGATCGAAGAGGGCCTGGTCAAGCCCCGTGAAGCCGGAAGGGTCGCCATCGAAACCCCGGCCGGCAGGGTCGACGTCACCTATGAGGAGAAGGGCGGCTATGTCGATTCCGTTCGCCTCCACAATGTGGCGAGCTATCTGCACGAGGCGGATGTCGAAGTCGATGTGCCTGAGATGGGCCGGCTGCGTGTCGATATCTCCTATGGCGGCAACTATTATGCAGTCGTCGAGCCGCAGGAGAATTGGAGCGGGCTCGACGGCATGAGCGCCTCCGACATCGTCGCCTGCAGCCAGCGGCTCAGGCATGCGCTTGCCGATATCTGCAATCCTGTTCATCCCGACGATGCCAGGATATCGGGCGTGCATCACGCGATCTGGTGCGATCGTCCCGTCAACGACGTGTCTGACGGGCGCTGCGCGGTCTTCTACGGCGAGAAGGCGATAGATCGCTCGCCGGGCGGCACCGGCACATCGGCGCGCATGGCGCAGTTGCATGGAAAGGGACGGCTTACCGTCGGGTCGAGCTACCGTCATGAAAGCCTAATCGGAACCATCTTCCAGGGCCGTGTAGAGGCCGAGGCAAACATCGGGTCTTATCGCGGCATCCTCCCGAGCATTGGAGGCTGGGCGCGGGTCATCGGCCACAACGCCATTTTTGTTGACGACCGCGATCCCCTGGCGCACGGTTTTCAGATCAGATGA
- a CDS encoding ABC transporter permease produces the protein MNLSDLQFSPGAFLAPSVDWLNTNLHPLFAAISYVVETVLSAIEAALLFVPPYALIAIVVVLAFFAVGLRAAILAGLCLGFCLLVGLWTASMQTLALVTVAVVISVLIAFPIGVLCSRYKALEAAVRPVLDVMQTVPPWVYLIPAVMIFSLGRVPAIIATIVYGIPPMLRLTTLAFNQVPKVFIELGSAIGAPPRSILWKIEMPLAKQTLLVGLNQCILLSLAMVVLAGLVGAGGLGAEVTRGLTRMEMGLGLRAGLAIVAVALLLDRLTRGLFDRGRLAKAR, from the coding sequence ATGAATCTTTCGGACTTGCAGTTTTCGCCCGGCGCTTTCCTGGCCCCATCAGTCGATTGGCTCAACACCAACCTTCATCCGCTGTTTGCGGCCATCAGCTATGTGGTCGAAACGGTGCTGTCCGCCATCGAGGCCGCACTTCTCTTCGTGCCGCCTTATGCGCTGATCGCGATCGTCGTCGTGCTGGCATTCTTTGCCGTCGGCCTGCGCGCCGCCATCCTCGCCGGCCTCTGCCTCGGCTTCTGCCTGCTTGTCGGCCTGTGGACGGCGTCGATGCAGACGCTTGCTCTGGTCACCGTCGCCGTCGTGATCTCCGTTCTCATCGCCTTTCCGATCGGCGTGCTCTGCTCGCGTTACAAGGCATTGGAGGCCGCAGTTCGCCCGGTTCTCGACGTGATGCAGACCGTGCCGCCATGGGTCTATCTCATTCCGGCGGTGATGATCTTCAGCCTCGGACGCGTGCCGGCGATCATCGCCACCATCGTCTATGGCATTCCGCCGATGCTGCGTCTGACGACACTTGCCTTCAACCAGGTGCCGAAGGTGTTCATCGAGCTCGGCAGCGCCATCGGGGCCCCGCCACGCTCGATCCTGTGGAAGATCGAGATGCCGCTTGCCAAGCAGACGCTGCTGGTCGGCCTCAACCAGTGCATCCTGCTGTCGCTTGCGATGGTCGTGCTCGCCGGCCTCGTCGGTGCGGGCGGGCTCGGCGCGGAAGTGACGCGCGGCCTGACGCGCATGGAAATGGGGCTCGGCCTCAGAGCGGGTCTGGCGATCGTTGCCGTCGCCCTGCTGCTCGACCGGCTGACCCGCGGTCTGTTCGACCGCGGCCGGCTGGCGAAGGCGCGGTGA
- a CDS encoding ABC transporter permease, which yields MDTSVLTDLFDEWTDSALEWVSDNGEFLFDYIRQVLEGLYDGILWLLELPPFYVIAIIVALIGWRLVNVWFAALSGVALALCFSMGLWPETMSTLALVLTATVIALAIGIPIGIAAGFFTALDRFMEPGLDLIQTLPPYIYLLPAIALLGYGPATALIATVIVAVPPAVRLTSLGIRMTPKEFIELGEALGMTPGKMFFKIRLPFALPSMMAGINQSLMMAFGMVVIAGIVGSGGLGETIYGAIRTLDIATSINAAIAIVVLTMVIDRITQSAARLGTGRKS from the coding sequence ATGGATACTTCAGTCTTAACCGATCTGTTCGACGAATGGACGGACTCCGCGCTCGAATGGGTGAGCGACAACGGCGAGTTCCTCTTCGACTATATCAGGCAGGTGCTCGAGGGCCTCTATGACGGGATCCTCTGGCTCCTTGAGCTTCCGCCGTTCTACGTGATCGCGATCATCGTGGCGCTGATCGGCTGGCGGCTGGTCAATGTCTGGTTCGCGGCGCTCAGCGGCGTCGCGCTGGCGCTCTGCTTTTCGATGGGACTCTGGCCGGAGACGATGAGCACCCTGGCGCTGGTCCTGACAGCCACGGTGATCGCCTTGGCGATCGGCATCCCGATCGGCATTGCGGCGGGCTTCTTCACCGCTCTTGACCGCTTCATGGAGCCGGGTCTCGATCTCATCCAGACGCTTCCGCCATACATCTACCTGCTGCCGGCGATCGCCCTTCTCGGCTACGGACCGGCGACGGCGTTGATCGCGACCGTGATCGTCGCCGTGCCGCCGGCGGTCCGCCTGACCTCGCTCGGTATCCGCATGACCCCCAAGGAGTTCATCGAACTTGGCGAGGCGCTCGGGATGACTCCGGGAAAGATGTTCTTCAAGATCCGCCTTCCCTTTGCCCTGCCCAGCATGATGGCGGGCATTAACCAAAGCCTGATGATGGCCTTCGGCATGGTCGTCATCGCCGGCATCGTCGGTTCGGGCGGGCTCGGAGAGACGATCTACGGCGCGATCAGGACGCTCGATATCGCGACTTCTATCAATGCGGCGATCGCCATCGTGGTATTGACCATGGTGATTGACCGAATAACGCAGAGCGCCGCTCGCTTGGGAACGGGGAGGAAGTCATGA
- a CDS encoding quaternary amine ABC transporter ATP-binding protein → MKTANIDANDVLIDCQSLWKVFGGKSAAAMKSIKERGLGKTEVLKEFNCVVGVSDASIRVRRGEIFCIMGLSGSGKSTLIRLLNKLITPSSGKVMVKGRDLASLSPVDLRQMRAKNIGMVFQSVALLPHRTVLENAAFGLEVQGIAKPERNKTAAAALEKVGLADWLSRYPSELSGGMQQRVGLARALASDPEIILMDEPFSALDPLIRRQLQDEFRQLTKALGKSAVFITHDLDEAIRIGDRIAIMKDGVIIQTGTAEEIILNPADAYVAEFVAGISRLHLIKAHSVMLGVAEFQRNAPNSEIASLARTTPDADIDELISLTMQSDRDAIAVVDKDQVVGVVTPRSLLMGVKGTSAHDLTAA, encoded by the coding sequence ATGAAAACCGCCAATATCGATGCCAATGATGTCCTGATCGACTGCCAATCCCTCTGGAAGGTCTTCGGGGGCAAGTCCGCTGCGGCGATGAAGTCGATCAAGGAGCGCGGCCTCGGCAAGACAGAGGTTCTGAAGGAATTCAACTGCGTCGTTGGCGTCTCCGATGCGAGCATCCGGGTGCGGCGCGGCGAAATCTTCTGCATCATGGGACTGTCGGGAAGCGGAAAGTCGACGCTCATCCGCCTTCTCAACAAGCTGATCACGCCGAGCTCAGGCAAGGTCATGGTCAAGGGGCGCGATCTCGCCAGCTTGTCGCCGGTCGATCTGAGACAAATGCGCGCCAAGAATATCGGCATGGTGTTTCAAAGCGTGGCTTTGTTGCCGCACCGGACGGTTCTGGAAAATGCGGCCTTCGGCCTCGAAGTTCAGGGTATAGCCAAGCCGGAGCGCAACAAGACCGCCGCTGCCGCGCTCGAGAAGGTCGGCCTCGCCGACTGGCTGAGCCGGTATCCCAGCGAGCTTTCCGGAGGCATGCAGCAACGCGTCGGACTTGCACGCGCGCTCGCTTCCGACCCCGAGATCATTCTCATGGACGAGCCGTTCAGTGCGCTCGACCCGCTGATCCGCCGCCAGCTTCAGGACGAGTTCCGCCAACTGACCAAGGCGCTTGGCAAGTCCGCCGTTTTCATCACCCACGATCTCGACGAGGCGATCCGCATCGGCGACCGCATTGCGATCATGAAGGACGGCGTCATCATTCAGACCGGTACGGCCGAGGAGATTATCCTCAACCCGGCCGATGCCTATGTCGCCGAATTCGTCGCCGGCATATCCCGTCTGCATCTGATCAAGGCGCATTCCGTCATGCTCGGAGTCGCCGAATTCCAGCGGAATGCGCCGAATTCCGAAATCGCTTCGCTGGCGCGGACGACGCCGGACGCCGATATCGACGAGCTCATCTCCTTGACGATGCAGTCGGACCGCGACGCCATCGCCGTCGTCGACAAGGATCAGGTCGTCGGCGTCGTCACGCCGCGCAGCCTGCTGATGGGCGTCAAGGGAACTTCCGCCCACGATCTAACGGCGGCGTGA